In Patescibacteria group bacterium, a single genomic region encodes these proteins:
- a CDS encoding ribonuclease HII, translating to MKPRANNRYVIGIDEVGRGPLAGPVAVGALVLKKTLPKEFRRKTFDSKQIKPSERAIWYARIRAAQKSGHLDFKVTFVSEKIIDTKGLSFAIRKALDTSLRAVVRTAKLAPAQCDIRLDGGLKAPANFTRQKTIIKGDTSEVSIGLASIVAKHLRDQKMIALHKKYPLYGFDVHKGYGTTKHRAVIRKYGPCPLHRRAFLTKLTLS from the coding sequence ATGAAGCCTCGTGCGAACAATCGCTACGTCATCGGCATCGACGAAGTTGGTCGTGGACCGCTGGCTGGGCCGGTGGCGGTGGGTGCGCTCGTGCTAAAAAAAACGCTACCAAAAGAATTTCGCCGCAAAACCTTCGACTCCAAGCAGATAAAGCCCTCCGAACGGGCGATATGGTACGCTCGCATCCGCGCGGCGCAAAAAAGCGGTCACCTCGATTTCAAAGTAACGTTCGTGAGCGAAAAAATCATTGATACCAAAGGACTTTCTTTTGCTATCCGCAAGGCGCTCGACACATCGCTACGTGCAGTGGTTCGCACAGCCAAGCTCGCGCCCGCCCAATGCGACATCCGTCTTGATGGAGGACTGAAAGCGCCCGCCAACTTCACGCGCCAAAAAACGATCATCAAGGGCGATACTTCCGAAGTCTCGATCGGCCTCGCCTCTATCGTCGCAAAGCATCTCCGCGACCAAAAGATGATCGCACTCCACAAAAAATACCCCCTCTACGGCTTCGATGTCCACAAGGGTTACGGTACCACCAAGCACCGGGCTGTCATCCGCAAGT